In a genomic window of Saccharothrix sp. HUAS TT1:
- a CDS encoding GlsB/YeaQ/YmgE family stress response membrane protein, which yields MGILGWIVLGLIAGAIAKAIMPGKDPGGIVITMLLGIVGAIIGGFIGRAIFGSDIGSFFDLSTWLLAILGSLVVLGIYHVVTKRGHRAHS from the coding sequence GTGGGCATCCTGGGTTGGATCGTTCTGGGCCTGATCGCCGGCGCCATCGCCAAGGCCATCATGCCGGGCAAGGACCCCGGCGGCATCGTCATCACCATGCTGCTGGGCATCGTCGGCGCGATCATCGGTGGTTTCATCGGCCGCGCGATCTTCGGCTCCGACATCGGCAGCTTCTTCGACCTGAGCACCTGGCTGCTGGCCATCCTCGGCTCGCTGGTCGTGCTCGGCATCTACCACGTCGTCACCAAGCGGGGCCACCGCGCACACAGCTGA
- a CDS encoding acyl-CoA carboxylase subunit beta, with translation MTAQTLAAQTGSADLQADFRAPAVRLGRLLDPGSATPLHAPDDSGVTAVRGRVDGAPVIAYCTDATRMGGALGAAGARHIVTAIDTAVVEGAPVIGLWHSGGAKLADGVESMDGVGRMFAAMTRASGVVPQVSLVLGPAAGAAAYGPALTDVVVMSEDARLFVTGPEVVRSVTGEVIDMDGLGGPVAHGRKSGVAHLVVPTEAEAYLRVRRLVGFFTHPGAVDPTPEPDHDLAALLPESARRAYDVHPVVTGLLDDGVFEELQATWAPNVVVGLGRLRGRSVGVVANNPLRKGGCLDSLSAEKAARFVRMCDSLGVPLVVLVDVPGYLPGVGQEWGGVVRRGAKLLHAFAESTVPRVTLILRKSYGGAYIAMNSRSLGATAVFAWPGAEVAVMGTEAAVGILHRKKLAAVAESEREALRARLVEEHQRIAGGVDRALALGVVDEVIPPGQTRARLAGALADAPAGRGGHSNIPL, from the coding sequence ATGACGGCGCAGACCTTGGCCGCGCAGACCGGATCAGCAGACCTCCAGGCCGATTTCCGAGCACCCGCCGTGCGGCTGGGCCGCCTCTTGGACCCCGGTTCCGCGACGCCCCTGCACGCGCCGGACGACAGCGGGGTGACCGCGGTGCGCGGCCGGGTCGACGGCGCGCCGGTGATCGCCTACTGCACGGACGCCACCAGGATGGGCGGCGCGCTGGGCGCGGCGGGCGCCCGCCACATCGTGACCGCGATCGACACCGCGGTGGTCGAGGGCGCGCCGGTGATCGGGCTGTGGCACTCGGGCGGCGCGAAGCTCGCCGACGGCGTCGAGTCGATGGACGGCGTCGGCCGCATGTTCGCCGCCATGACCCGGGCGTCCGGCGTGGTGCCGCAGGTCTCGCTGGTCCTGGGCCCGGCCGCCGGCGCCGCCGCGTACGGGCCGGCCCTGACCGACGTCGTCGTGATGTCCGAGGACGCGCGGCTGTTCGTGACCGGGCCGGAGGTGGTGCGCTCGGTGACCGGCGAGGTGATCGACATGGACGGCCTCGGCGGCCCGGTCGCCCACGGCCGCAAGTCGGGGGTGGCGCACCTGGTCGTCCCCACCGAGGCCGAGGCGTACCTGCGGGTCCGCCGGCTGGTCGGGTTCTTCACCCACCCCGGCGCGGTCGACCCGACGCCCGAGCCGGACCACGACCTCGCCGCCCTGCTGCCGGAGTCGGCCAGGCGCGCCTACGACGTGCACCCGGTCGTCACCGGCCTGCTGGACGACGGCGTGTTCGAGGAGCTGCAGGCCACGTGGGCGCCGAACGTGGTCGTGGGCCTCGGCCGGCTGCGCGGCCGGTCGGTCGGCGTGGTCGCGAACAACCCGCTGCGCAAGGGCGGTTGCCTGGACTCGCTGTCGGCCGAGAAGGCCGCCCGGTTCGTCCGGATGTGCGACTCCCTGGGCGTGCCCCTGGTGGTGCTGGTCGACGTGCCGGGCTACCTGCCGGGCGTCGGCCAGGAGTGGGGTGGCGTGGTCCGGCGCGGCGCGAAGCTGCTGCACGCCTTCGCCGAGTCGACCGTGCCGCGGGTGACGCTGATCCTGCGCAAGTCCTACGGCGGCGCCTACATCGCCATGAACTCCCGCTCGCTGGGCGCCACGGCGGTCTTCGCCTGGCCGGGCGCCGAGGTGGCGGTCATGGGCACCGAAGCGGCCGTCGGCATCCTGCACCGCAAGAAGCTGGCCGCCGTGGCGGAGTCGGAGCGGGAGGCGTTGCGGGCGCGGCTCGTCGAGGAGCACCAGCGCATCGCGGGCGGCGTGGACCGCGCCCTGGCGCTCGGCGTCGTGGACGAGGTCATCCCACCCGGCCAGACCCGTGCCCGGCTGGCCGGGGCGCTGGCCGACGCGCCCGCGGGTCGGGGCGGCCACTCCAACATCCCCCTGTGA
- a CDS encoding sensor histidine kinase yields MERALEEREERRRGRVALLARLLAVGAVGLVAAAVALRVGGAAAPSHPHSWFIAVVYCLLGERVVAHAQRNPVGWCLLATGVSGALAVGATVLPDQRWLAWVGAWAWWPTYSLLPVVLLLFPTGRPPGRRWWAAVGVAALGVLLPVIGIGWAAWGDPASFWQQVFTGTARRGVPVAVAAVGFAAFVAALCAAMASLVVRGWRAPRGAQRRGVWWVLAGSVVFVPALGLELAFGEAWGAWLAAAAAFPVAVVIAIMRYGLYDIELILHRTLLYGFLGALLIGVYSAVVLVTTMKAPTDENVIATVVVVASLAPLYKVLLRGVNRALYGARSDPYGALVELGRTLAHPMRRHELLPAVVTWVGKGLKLPYVAVHLDLPDSEPSAVHGAATGSARHSVVLKHQGRRIGLLVAEARSRGEALGRRDVRLLEDMAGQAAPAVHSARMALALDEADARFERERREELRRIGNDLHDYIGPSVVGIGKQMGVALRTLDQTGSRARALIEEAVEDLEALTGTVRQVVRNARALDLGPNLAQAVRRRAESFADDVEVHVTATGRLDDVPPAVARAAFLIAGEALLNVVRHAEAAQCRISLTRNGSALEVSVADDGRGMPEELPFGIGLASMKERCTGLGGDFSVDHLAPGTRITALIPFEMT; encoded by the coding sequence GTGGAGAGAGCGTTGGAGGAGCGGGAGGAGCGGCGGCGCGGCCGGGTGGCGCTCCTCGCGCGGCTGCTCGCGGTCGGCGCGGTCGGCCTGGTCGCGGCGGCGGTGGCGCTGCGCGTCGGCGGGGCCGCCGCGCCGTCGCACCCGCACAGCTGGTTCATCGCCGTCGTGTACTGCCTGCTGGGGGAGCGGGTCGTCGCGCACGCCCAGCGCAACCCGGTGGGGTGGTGCCTGCTCGCGACGGGCGTGAGCGGCGCGCTGGCGGTCGGCGCGACCGTGCTGCCCGACCAGCGCTGGTTGGCGTGGGTCGGCGCGTGGGCGTGGTGGCCGACCTACTCGCTGCTGCCGGTCGTGCTCCTGCTGTTCCCCACGGGCCGCCCACCCGGTCGGCGCTGGTGGGCCGCCGTCGGGGTCGCGGCGCTCGGCGTGCTCCTGCCCGTCATCGGCATCGGGTGGGCGGCCTGGGGCGACCCGGCCTCGTTCTGGCAGCAGGTCTTCACCGGCACCGCGCGGAGGGGTGTGCCGGTGGCGGTGGCGGCGGTCGGGTTCGCCGCGTTCGTGGCGGCCCTGTGCGCCGCGATGGCGTCGCTGGTGGTCCGCGGGTGGAGGGCGCCACGAGGAGCCCAACGCCGCGGCGTGTGGTGGGTGCTGGCTGGTTCGGTCGTCTTCGTGCCCGCGCTGGGGCTGGAGCTGGCGTTCGGGGAGGCGTGGGGCGCCTGGCTGGCCGCGGCGGCGGCGTTCCCGGTGGCCGTGGTGATCGCGATCATGCGCTACGGCCTGTACGACATCGAGCTGATCCTGCACCGCACCCTGCTGTACGGGTTCCTGGGCGCGCTGCTGATCGGCGTGTACTCCGCCGTCGTCCTGGTCACCACGATGAAGGCGCCCACCGACGAGAACGTGATCGCCACCGTCGTGGTCGTCGCGTCGCTCGCGCCCCTGTACAAGGTGCTGCTGCGCGGGGTGAACCGCGCGCTGTACGGCGCGCGGTCCGATCCCTACGGGGCGCTGGTCGAACTCGGCCGCACGCTCGCGCACCCGATGCGCCGGCACGAGCTGCTGCCCGCCGTGGTGACGTGGGTCGGCAAGGGGTTGAAGCTGCCGTACGTGGCCGTGCACCTGGACCTGCCCGACTCCGAGCCGTCGGCCGTGCACGGCGCGGCGACCGGGTCGGCCAGGCACTCGGTGGTGCTCAAGCACCAGGGCCGCAGGATCGGGCTGCTCGTGGCCGAGGCCCGGTCGAGGGGCGAAGCGCTCGGCCGGCGGGACGTCAGGCTGCTGGAGGACATGGCGGGCCAGGCCGCCCCGGCGGTGCACTCGGCGCGGATGGCCCTGGCCCTGGACGAGGCCGACGCCCGGTTCGAGCGCGAGCGGCGGGAGGAGCTGCGCCGGATCGGCAACGACCTGCACGACTACATCGGACCGAGCGTGGTGGGCATCGGCAAGCAGATGGGCGTGGCGCTGCGGACGCTGGACCAGACCGGCTCCCGCGCCCGCGCGCTGATCGAGGAGGCCGTGGAGGACCTGGAAGCGCTCACCGGCACCGTGCGGCAGGTCGTGCGCAACGCCCGCGCGCTCGACCTCGGGCCGAACCTGGCCCAGGCGGTCCGCCGGCGCGCGGAGAGCTTCGCCGACGACGTGGAGGTGCACGTGACCGCGACCGGCAGGCTCGACGACGTGCCGCCCGCCGTGGCCCGGGCCGCGTTCCTCATCGCCGGTGAGGCGCTGCTCAACGTCGTCCGCCACGCGGAAGCCGCGCAGTGCCGGATCTCCTTGACGCGCAACGGTTCCGCCCTGGAGGTCAGCGTGGCCGACGACGGCCGGGGGATGCCCGAGGAACTGCCGTTCGGGATCGGGTTGGCGTCCATGAAGGAGCGCTGCACCGGGCTCGGTGGCGACTTCTCCGTCGACCACCTGGCGCCCGGCACCCGCATCACCGCCCTCATACCCTTCGAGATGACTTGA
- a CDS encoding 3-oxoacid CoA-transferase subunit A — protein sequence MTTICGSAAEAVSGIEDGSTVLVGGFGLAGMPVALVEALIDQGATDLTVVSNNAGNGDTGLAALLAARRVRKVVCSFPRQSDSWVFDGLYRAGEIELELVPQGNLAERMRAAGAGIGAFYCPTGVGTPLAEGKETREINGRTHVLEHPIAGDVALIAAHRADRMGNLVYRRTARNFGPVMATAATTTIAQVREIVEIGELDPETVVTPGIYVNRVVAA from the coding sequence ATGACCACGATCTGCGGCTCCGCGGCCGAGGCCGTCTCGGGGATCGAGGACGGCAGCACGGTGCTGGTCGGCGGCTTCGGCTTGGCGGGGATGCCGGTCGCGCTCGTCGAGGCCCTGATCGACCAGGGCGCCACCGACCTCACGGTCGTCTCCAACAACGCGGGCAACGGTGACACCGGGCTCGCCGCCCTGCTCGCCGCGCGCCGGGTCCGCAAGGTGGTGTGCTCGTTCCCCCGGCAGTCCGACTCGTGGGTCTTCGACGGCCTGTACCGGGCGGGCGAGATCGAGCTGGAGCTGGTGCCCCAGGGCAACCTCGCCGAGCGGATGCGCGCGGCGGGGGCGGGGATCGGCGCGTTCTACTGCCCCACCGGCGTCGGCACGCCGTTGGCGGAGGGCAAGGAGACGCGGGAGATCAACGGCCGCACCCACGTCCTGGAGCACCCCATCGCCGGTGACGTGGCGCTGATCGCCGCGCACCGCGCGGACCGGATGGGCAACCTCGTCTACCGCCGGACCGCCCGCAACTTCGGCCCGGTCATGGCCACCGCCGCGACCACGACGATCGCGCAGGTCCGCGAGATCGTCGAGATCGGCGAGCTGGACCCGGAAACCGTCGTGACGCCGGGCATCTACGTCAACAGGGTGGTGGCCGCATGA
- a CDS encoding acetyl-CoA C-acyltransferase, with translation MTDSFLYAAARTPFGRFGGALAEHRPDDLAATALLAVLDKAPSLDRARIGDVVWGCANQAGEDNRNVGRMAVLLAGLPVSVPATTVNRLCGSSLDAAMAASRAVESGDADVVVAGGVESMTRAPWVLPKPSRAFPVGDLAAPSTTLGWRLVNDRMPAEWTTGLGECNELLAEEFGVDRERQDEFAARSHRTAHAAWEAGFYDDLVVPVTGSAGEVTRDEGIRPGSTAEGLAKLKPSFRSGGTITAGNASPLNDGAAALLIGSGTAPLGIDPLARIAGRGAFALDPRRFGYAPVEAADLALARAGVTWDQVGAVELNEAFAVQSVVCVDAWLRRGLTDPEVVNAKGGAIAIGHPLGASGARVLGTLAHRLRETGDRWGVAAICIGVGQGLAVVLENVSARGAGR, from the coding sequence TCGGGCGGTTCGGCGGCGCGCTCGCCGAGCACCGGCCGGACGACCTGGCCGCGACGGCGCTCCTGGCGGTCCTGGACAAGGCGCCGTCCCTGGACCGGGCCCGGATCGGGGACGTGGTCTGGGGGTGCGCCAACCAGGCCGGCGAGGACAACCGCAACGTCGGGCGGATGGCGGTGCTGCTGGCCGGGCTGCCGGTCTCGGTGCCCGCCACGACGGTGAACCGGCTGTGCGGCTCGTCGCTGGACGCGGCCATGGCGGCGTCCCGCGCGGTCGAGTCCGGTGACGCCGACGTGGTGGTCGCGGGCGGGGTCGAGTCGATGACCAGGGCGCCCTGGGTGCTGCCCAAGCCGTCGCGGGCGTTCCCGGTGGGCGACCTCGCCGCGCCCTCCACCACGCTGGGCTGGCGGCTGGTGAACGACCGGATGCCCGCGGAGTGGACCACCGGGCTGGGGGAGTGCAACGAGCTGTTGGCCGAGGAGTTCGGCGTCGACCGCGAGCGGCAGGACGAGTTCGCCGCCCGCTCCCACCGCACCGCGCACGCGGCGTGGGAGGCCGGGTTCTACGACGACCTGGTCGTTCCCGTCACCGGTTCGGCCGGTGAGGTGACCCGCGACGAGGGTATCCGGCCGGGGTCGACCGCCGAGGGGCTGGCGAAGCTCAAGCCGTCCTTCCGGTCCGGCGGCACGATCACCGCCGGCAACGCCTCGCCGCTCAACGACGGCGCCGCCGCCCTGCTCATCGGGAGCGGGACCGCCCCGCTCGGGATCGACCCGCTGGCCCGGATCGCCGGTCGGGGCGCGTTCGCGCTGGACCCGCGGCGCTTCGGGTACGCGCCGGTCGAAGCGGCCGACCTCGCCCTGGCGCGGGCGGGCGTCACCTGGGACCAGGTCGGCGCGGTGGAGCTGAACGAGGCGTTCGCCGTGCAGTCGGTCGTGTGCGTGGACGCCTGGCTCCGCCGGGGCCTGACCGATCCGGAGGTCGTCAACGCCAAGGGCGGCGCCATCGCGATCGGCCACCCCCTGGGCGCTTCCGGCGCGCGGGTCCTCGGGACCCTGGCGCACCGGTTGCGCGAGACCGGCGACCGGTGGGGCGTCGCGGCGATCTGCATCGGCGTCGGGCAGGGGCTGGCGGTCGTGCTGGAGAACGTCTCCGCGCGAGGCGCCGGCCGATGA
- a CDS encoding 3-oxoacid CoA-transferase subunit B has protein sequence MSLDGTGEPLTEHQLAALVARDIPPGSFVNLGIGRPTLVADHLPPGSGIVLHTENGMLNMGPAAVGDEVDPDLINAGKVPVTELPGAAYFHHADSFAMMRGGHLDVCVMGAFQVSATGDLANWHTGAPDAVPAVGGAMDLATGAKQVFVMMTLFGRDGTPKLVPECTYPLTGLACVSRVYTELATFDLGPGGVVVRETFGIGFERLAERLVVPLRRPPA, from the coding sequence ATGAGCCTGGACGGCACGGGTGAACCGCTGACCGAGCACCAGTTGGCCGCCCTGGTGGCCCGCGACATCCCGCCGGGCTCGTTCGTCAACCTCGGCATCGGCCGGCCGACGCTGGTCGCCGACCACCTGCCGCCCGGCTCGGGGATCGTGCTGCACACCGAGAACGGCATGTTGAACATGGGACCGGCCGCCGTCGGCGACGAGGTCGACCCCGACCTGATCAACGCCGGGAAGGTCCCGGTCACCGAACTGCCGGGCGCGGCCTACTTCCACCACGCCGACTCGTTCGCGATGATGCGCGGCGGTCACCTCGACGTCTGCGTCATGGGCGCGTTCCAGGTCTCGGCCACCGGCGACCTGGCCAACTGGCACACCGGCGCCCCGGACGCGGTGCCGGCGGTCGGTGGCGCGATGGACCTGGCGACCGGCGCCAAGCAGGTGTTCGTGATGATGACCCTGTTCGGCCGGGACGGCACGCCGAAGCTGGTGCCCGAGTGCACCTATCCGCTGACCGGCCTGGCCTGCGTGTCCCGCGTCTACACCGAACTGGCCACCTTCGACCTCGGGCCCGGCGGCGTGGTGGTGCGCGAGACGTTCGGGATCGGCTTCGAACGGCTGGCCGAGCGGCTGGTCGTGCCGCTGCGCCGCCCGCCGGCCTGA
- a CDS encoding zinc-ribbon domain-containing protein: MIIFGLRTKVFALAMLALLCPRCGNRSAHPLHRAVTKFTLFFVPLIPVKTRYTTQCTFCGLTNRLAKDQATQLLRQADVQRGPSQGATWH; this comes from the coding sequence GTGATCATCTTCGGCTTGCGGACCAAGGTGTTCGCCCTGGCGATGCTGGCCCTGCTGTGCCCGCGGTGCGGCAACCGGTCGGCGCACCCCCTGCACAGGGCGGTCACCAAGTTCACCCTCTTCTTCGTCCCGCTGATCCCGGTGAAGACCAGGTACACCACGCAGTGCACGTTCTGCGGCCTCACCAACCGGCTGGCCAAGGACCAGGCGACGCAGCTGCTCCGGCAGGCGGACGTCCAGCGCGGGCCGTCGCAGGGCGCCACGTGGCACTAG
- a CDS encoding response regulator, with the protein MTQSEYRVLLVDDHPIFLKGVRGELEGAPDIVVVGDAGNAEDAVASAQRELPDVVVLDLRIPLAPDADPVLCGAAVIRRIAEVAPESKVLVLSMHEELEHVLAAVKAGAHGYLRKEEKALVQAVRAVAEGKMVFDPRVGRALLTMPVAAADGELPLNLTRAEYKTLRLAVRGLTNTQIAGEMRLTAKTVANRVLDIQGKLQVRTRHELVEKARQHGIGDSPG; encoded by the coding sequence ATGACGCAGAGCGAGTACCGGGTGCTGCTGGTCGATGACCACCCGATCTTCCTCAAGGGGGTCCGGGGCGAGCTGGAGGGCGCCCCGGACATCGTCGTGGTGGGGGACGCCGGCAACGCCGAGGACGCCGTCGCGTCCGCCCAGCGGGAGCTGCCCGACGTGGTGGTCCTGGACCTCAGGATCCCGCTCGCCCCGGACGCCGACCCGGTGCTGTGCGGGGCCGCCGTGATCCGCCGCATCGCCGAGGTGGCGCCCGAGAGCAAGGTGCTGGTGCTGTCCATGCACGAGGAGCTGGAGCACGTCCTGGCGGCCGTGAAGGCCGGCGCGCACGGCTACCTCCGCAAGGAGGAGAAGGCCCTGGTTCAGGCGGTGCGCGCCGTCGCCGAGGGCAAGATGGTGTTCGACCCGCGCGTCGGGCGGGCCCTGCTGACCATGCCGGTGGCCGCCGCGGACGGCGAGCTGCCGCTGAACCTGACCCGGGCCGAGTACAAGACCCTGCGGCTGGCGGTCAGGGGCCTGACGAACACCCAGATCGCCGGCGAGATGCGACTAACCGCGAAGACCGTCGCCAACCGCGTGCTGGACATCCAGGGCAAGCTGCAGGTGCGCACCCGGCACGAGCTGGTGGAGAAGGCCAGGCAGCACGGCATCGGCGACTCCCCGGGGTGA